A stretch of the Desulfobacter sp. genome encodes the following:
- a CDS encoding twin-arginine translocation signal domain-containing protein: MMTHQKKGKERRQFLKSATTATMAAGAASLGSIFLKPAAAEDKKNMRALRINTEKRTNHLIHPPNISIAAQIILTTKPRFMRL; this comes from the coding sequence ATGATGACACATCAAAAAAAAGGCAAAGAACGGCGGCAATTTCTTAAATCCGCCACCACAGCAACAATGGCAGCCGGGGCTGCATCACTGGGCAGCATCTTTCTTAAACCAGCGGCAGCAGAAGACAAAAAAAATATGAGGGCATTGAGAATAAATACAGAAAAAAGAACAAATCATTTGATTCACCCCCCAAATATATCTATCGCGGCACAGATTATACTGACGACAAAGCCACGTTTTATGCGCCTTTGA
- a CDS encoding RidA family protein produces MKKTINTPLAPAAIGPYSQAIAVNDMLFLSGQLPINPVTSQMAPNDIEVQTKTSIENIAAILKQAGMDLNNVVKTTVFISDMNNFSKLNGVYGSYFQTNPPARSCFEVSRLPKDALVEIEAIAHK; encoded by the coding sequence ATGAAGAAAACAATTAATACCCCATTGGCGCCTGCTGCCATAGGACCATACTCCCAGGCGATTGCCGTTAACGATATGCTTTTTTTGTCAGGGCAGCTTCCAATAAACCCGGTTACATCACAAATGGCGCCCAATGATATTGAAGTTCAGACAAAGACATCAATAGAAAACATTGCGGCTATTTTAAAGCAAGCCGGCATGGACCTGAACAACGTGGTGAAGACAACGGTGTTTATTTCCGACATGAATAATTTTTCCAAGCTCAATGGCGTATATGGCAGCTATTTTCAAACAAATCCGCCGGCAAGGTCCTGTTTTGAAGTCAGCAGGCTTCCAAAGGATGCATTGGTGGAAATTGAAGCCATCGCGCACAAATAA
- a CDS encoding formylmethanofuran dehydrogenase subunit E, which yields MKDIIRFHGHSCEALYYTAAICRLICDRLFEDKVIDRTILRGIGGKSPCIGDSLMYVTGGRLQFGTFALNPSLGHAIVLQRIDTQETWMGAWKDGIQSWNATKIFGTPNKANPLPYKRWSAWKHEPDTPKNQLSDCKIKYKYNKPERLQRLRDLKDNLKYLPEGMKPRIKPNEIREEFNWLQYRHLREVFSHPLEDSFQIKKVNGFKWEYPHCEPMWVPRLDQKAKWAPFMPHPEKAD from the coding sequence ATGAAAGACATTATACGGTTCCATGGACATTCCTGCGAAGCCCTGTATTATACGGCCGCCATCTGCCGGCTGATCTGTGATCGTCTCTTTGAGGACAAGGTCATTGACCGGACGATCCTGAGGGGTATCGGCGGCAAGTCCCCATGTATCGGTGATTCCTTAATGTACGTTACCGGCGGCAGGCTCCAGTTTGGAACCTTTGCCCTAAACCCGAGCCTGGGCCATGCCATTGTTCTCCAACGCATCGACACCCAGGAAACCTGGATGGGGGCCTGGAAAGACGGAATACAATCCTGGAATGCAACAAAGATATTCGGCACCCCCAACAAAGCCAACCCCCTGCCCTATAAACGATGGTCCGCCTGGAAACATGAACCCGACACCCCAAAAAATCAGTTGAGCGATTGCAAGATCAAATACAAATACAATAAACCTGAACGCCTCCAGCGGCTGAGGGATCTTAAAGACAACCTTAAATACCTGCCAGAAGGTATGAAACCAAGAATAAAGCCCAACGAAATCAGGGAAGAATTCAACTGGCTCCAATACCGACATTTAAGAGAAGTTTTTTCCCATCCCCTGGAAGACAGCTTCCAGATCAAAAAGGTAAATGGATTCAAATGGGAGTATCCCCATTGCGAGCCCATGTGGGTCCCCCGCCTGGACCAAAAAGCAAAATGGGCGCCATTTATGCCGCATCCTGAAAAAGCAGATTAA
- a CDS encoding PAS domain-containing protein yields MLQKYIPIVKFLAEALGPQFEIVLHDLKNIDQSIVAIENNQISERVVGGPATDLLLKLLKKGSTTLDTDFITNYQGCSKNGKNVKGSTLLIKDDNNKVIGALCINLDISAFVQTRNELDKLINLPTGGDRQKNVEPISEKLDHSIEDLTSDAIKTILVETNIPPERMSLEEKMQIIKALNQKGIFLLKGAVSEIAKHLKTSEPTIYRYLNKLK; encoded by the coding sequence ATGTTACAAAAATATATTCCGATTGTTAAATTTTTAGCCGAGGCATTAGGACCTCAATTTGAAATCGTTCTGCATGATTTAAAAAATATAGACCAGTCCATCGTTGCCATTGAAAACAATCAAATCAGTGAAAGGGTTGTAGGGGGGCCGGCCACCGACCTGCTCTTAAAATTATTAAAAAAAGGGTCCACAACCTTGGACACGGATTTCATCACGAACTATCAAGGGTGTTCCAAGAATGGCAAAAACGTAAAAGGATCCACCCTTTTAATTAAAGACGATAACAATAAGGTCATAGGGGCGCTTTGCATCAATTTAGATATTTCCGCCTTTGTTCAGACCCGGAATGAATTGGACAAACTGATTAACCTGCCAACGGGGGGTGACAGGCAAAAAAATGTTGAACCGATTTCAGAGAAACTGGACCATTCCATAGAAGATCTGACCTCTGATGCCATTAAAACGATTTTGGTGGAAACCAATATCCCGCCGGAAAGAATGTCTTTGGAAGAAAAAATGCAAATCATAAAGGCTTTGAATCAAAAAGGGATCTTTTTACTCAAAGGCGCGGTGAGTGAAATAGCCAAACATTTAAAAACATCAGAACCGACCATTTATCGATATTTAAATAAGCTTAAATAA